The Janthinobacterium tructae genome contains the following window.
CGGGGCGCAAGAAGAAGCCCGAGCCACCGTCACCGCCGTCACAGTAAGGGCAGGGCCGTCGTATCCTTGATGCGCTGCAAGGCAAAGCTCGATTTCACGTCCAGCACGGCCGGGTGGCGCAGCAGGGTCGCCATCATGAAGCGCGAAAAGTGCTCCATGTCTTCCACGTGCACGCGTAATAAATAATCCATTTCGCCCGTCATCGCATAGCAGGCCACCACTTCCGGCCAATGCGCCACGGCCACGGCGAAGTCGGCGCGCGGCGAGGTATTCGTCACCAGGTTGGGCGCCAGCACGCGCGCCGTGCTGTGCGCGGTGGCGTCGCTATGTTTTTCCAGCCGTACATTCACGTAAGCGAGCAAGCCCAGGCCGATCTTTTCCGGGTCCAGCAGGGCCACGTACTGGCGGATGACGCCCGCTTCTTCCAGCCGTTTGACGCGGCGCAAGCATGGCGACGGCGACAGGCTGACCTGTTCGGCCACGTCCTGATTCGACAGGCGGCCATCGGCCTGCAGGACGGCAAGGATCTTGCGGTCCGTTTTATCCAGCGTAATTTTGCTCATGCTCCCTCCGGTGGTTCTCGTTTCACGCAATATTATTGCGCAAATCATGATTGTTCGGGAGATCTTTGGCATTTAATGCCCGTGAGCCACGCCTATACTGTGCGCTACTTCTTGGAGGAGACATCATGCAATTTCAGCCTTGGGATAACCCGATGGGTACCGATGGTTTCGAGTTCGTCGAGTATGCAGCACCAGACCCAAAAGCATTGGGCAAGCTGTTCGAGAACATGGGCTTCACGGCCATCGCGCGCCACCGCCACAAGGATGTGACCCTGTATCGCCAGGGCGACATCAATTTCATCATCAATGCCGAACAAGATTCGTTCGCGCAGCGTTTTGCCCGCCATCACGGCCCGTCCGTGTGCGCCATCGCCATCCGCGTCGACGACGCGGCCTTTGTGTACCGCCGCGCGCTGGAACTGGGCGCCTGGGGTTTCGACAATAAAACGGGTCCGATGGAGCTCAATATCCCCGCCATCAAGGGCGTGGGCGATTCCCTGCTGTACTTCGTCGACCGCTGGCGCGGCAAGGGCGCCGACAAGGAAGGCGCCGCCGCACCGGGCGGCATCGGCGACATCAGCATCTATGACGTCGACTTCGTCGCCATTCCCGGCGCCGTCGCCAACCCCGTCGGCCATGGCCTGACGTACATCGACCACCTGACGCACAATGTGCACCGTGGCCGCATGAAGGAATGGGCGAGCTTCTATGAAAGCCTGTTCAACTTCCGCGAAGTGCGCTATTTCGACATCGAAGGCAAGCTGACGGGCCTCAAGTCGAAGGCCATGACTTCGCCCTGCGGCAAGATTCGCATCCCGATCAATGAATCGTCGGACGACAAGTCGCAGATCGCCGAATACCTGGACCAGTACCATGGCGAAGGCATCCAGCACATCGCGCTGGGCACGGACAATATCTACGCATCCGTGCAAGGCATGCGCGACACGGGTATCGATTTCCAGGACACGATTGAAACGTACTATGAACTGGTCAACCGCCGCCTGCCGAACCATGGCGAGCAGCTGGAAGAACTGCGCCGCCTGCGCATCCTGATCGATGGCCACAGCACGGAAACGGAACGCGAACTGCTGCTGCAAATCTTCACGCAGACGGTGATCGGCCCGATCTTCTTCGAGATCATCCAGCGCAAGGGCGACCAGGGCTTCGGCGAAGGCAATTTCCGCGCCCTGTTCGAATCGATCGAGCTGGACCAGATCAAGCGCGGCGTGCTGAAAGATACGAACGCGGCGTAATTGGCTGTTGTCGGCTTACGCCCTGGCGGGCTAAGCCGACCTACGCGTCACACGTCATTGATGTAGGTCGGATTAGCGCAGCGTAATCCGACATGGCAGCAAAGAAAACAGGCATCAAACAGCACCCGCCCGGGAGTGCAGTGCAGCAAAAGAACTGCGCGCCTTCCTGTGGTAGTCTACGACAAACAAGTCATTTTTCCGCACCGGCATGCTCACAAAGCGCGACCGGTACGTGTGAGTTCAACCGACTTTGCACGCGTAGCACCGAGAATAATGGAGACAAGTAATGAATGCACCAATCAAGGGCTCAAGTCTTGAGCCGGGCGCACACGCGTCCGAGATTTCCCTGAACGACAAATACACGCTGGAGCGCGGCCGCGCCTTCATGACGGGCACGCAAGCGCTGATCCGCCTGCCCATGCTGCAGCGCGAGCGCGACCTGAAAGCTGGCCTGAATACGGCCGGCTATATCACCGGTTACCGCGGTTCGCCCGTGACGTCGGTCGACATGACGGCCATCAAGGCCAAGAAATACCTCGATGAACACCACGTCAAATTCCACCCGGGCCTGAACGAAGACCTGGCCGCCACGGCCGTCTGGGGCACGCAGCAAACGAATCTGTTCGAAGACGCGAAATACGACGGCGTGTTCGGCATGTGGTACGGCAAGGGTCCCGGCGTCGACCGCTGCGGCGACGTGTTCAAACACGCCAATAACGCCGGTTCCGCCAAGCACGGCGGCGTGCTGGTGCTGGCCGGCGACGACCATGCGGCCAAATCGTCTTCCACGGCGCACCAGTCCGACCATATCCTGAACGCTTGTGGCATTCCCGTGCTGTACCCGTCGTCGGTGCAGGAATACATCGACTACGGCTTGCATGCCTGGGCCATGAGCCGCTACACGGGCCTGTGGGTATCGATGAAATGCGTGACCGACATCATCGAGTCGGGCGCCGCCGTCGATTTCGACCCGGACCGCGTGCAGATCGTGCTGCCGACCGACTTCGAGCTGCCGGCCGGTGGCCTGAACATCCGCTGGCCCGACACGGTGCTGGAACAAGAAGTGCGCATGAACAGCTACAAATGGTATGCGGCGCTGGCGTATGCGCGTGCCAACAAGCTCAATAAGATCATCTGGGACAGCCCGAAGGCGCGCATCGGCATCATCACGGCCGGCAAATCCTACCTCGATACGCGCCAGGCGCTGGCCGACCTGGGCATCGACGAGCAGACGGCGTCCGACATCGGCATCCGCCTGTACAAGATCGGCATGACCTGGCCGCTGGAAGCGGACGGCGTGCACGAATTTGCCAAGGGCCTCGATGAAATCCTCGTGGTGGAAGAAAAGCGCCAGATCCTCGAATACGCGCTGAAGGAAGAACTGTATAACCTGAAGGATGGCGAGCGTCCGCGCGTGGTCGGCAAGTTCGACGACACGGGCGAGTGGAGCAACCAGAAGGGCACGGGACACGGCGACTGGCTGCTGCCGGCCACGTATGAACTGAACCCGGCCATGATCGCGCGCGCGATCGCCAGCCGCATTTCGCGCTACTACGCCGGCCACCCC
Protein-coding sequences here:
- a CDS encoding Lrp/AsnC family transcriptional regulator, with amino-acid sequence MSKITLDKTDRKILAVLQADGRLSNQDVAEQVSLSPSPCLRRVKRLEEAGVIRQYVALLDPEKIGLGLLAYVNVRLEKHSDATAHSTARVLAPNLVTNTSPRADFAVAVAHWPEVVACYAMTGEMDYLLRVHVEDMEHFSRFMMATLLRHPAVLDVKSSFALQRIKDTTALPLL
- the hppD gene encoding 4-hydroxyphenylpyruvate dioxygenase, encoding MQFQPWDNPMGTDGFEFVEYAAPDPKALGKLFENMGFTAIARHRHKDVTLYRQGDINFIINAEQDSFAQRFARHHGPSVCAIAIRVDDAAFVYRRALELGAWGFDNKTGPMELNIPAIKGVGDSLLYFVDRWRGKGADKEGAAAPGGIGDISIYDVDFVAIPGAVANPVGHGLTYIDHLTHNVHRGRMKEWASFYESLFNFREVRYFDIEGKLTGLKSKAMTSPCGKIRIPINESSDDKSQIAEYLDQYHGEGIQHIALGTDNIYASVQGMRDTGIDFQDTIETYYELVNRRLPNHGEQLEELRRLRILIDGHSTETERELLLQIFTQTVIGPIFFEIIQRKGDQGFGEGNFRALFESIELDQIKRGVLKDTNAA